The Rhodocytophaga rosea genome has a segment encoding these proteins:
- the dacB gene encoding D-alanyl-D-alanine carboxypeptidase/D-alanyl-D-alanine endopeptidase — MRFPFQRLASYSCMAFVLICACAQTPENDTPSKPPVAVSLSDLQTAVQDLANDPAIKHGQVAFSLKSSKTGKVIYEFNGDKSVIIASNLKLVTTATALAVLGAGYTFKTELQYDGVLGTDGVLKGNIYILGGGDPVLGSDKVKGSLATGPLMEVWADKIKEAGITQVNGAVIGDGDMYNDNVTPGGWVWSDIGNYYGAPVYGLNINDNLYTLYFKPGAKIGDPARILRIVPPMQQLEIINEVTTGKAGSGDNAYIYGAPYTYLRQIQGTIPAGVNEFDIRGSLPDPVTFCAGLLQQKLTQKGIKVSQMAISTRLLRMRKTKINTDRKPIFAHLSPPLSAIVEETNLKSMNLYAEAMAKLLGVNIFKDGTTFSGTEAIVKFWKEKGIHTDGFFMRDGSGLSRTNVIRATTLTDILNWCAKDSIFAPLYNSLPVAGVSGTMKNIGKGTAAAGNIRAKTGTLERVMNYSGYYYNKSGELMSFAIITNDYVSESSAQIRKKIERIMVVMAGLS; from the coding sequence ATGCGCTTTCCCTTTCAACGACTGGCCAGTTATAGTTGTATGGCCTTTGTTCTGATCTGTGCCTGTGCCCAGACACCCGAAAATGATACTCCTTCAAAACCGCCTGTTGCTGTTTCACTGAGTGATCTGCAAACGGCTGTACAAGACCTGGCTAACGATCCGGCAATTAAACATGGACAAGTTGCATTTTCGCTCAAATCATCCAAAACAGGCAAAGTCATATACGAATTCAATGGTGACAAAAGTGTAATCATTGCTTCTAATCTGAAATTAGTCACTACGGCTACCGCACTGGCAGTACTTGGTGCCGGGTATACTTTCAAAACAGAATTACAATATGATGGCGTATTAGGTACAGATGGCGTATTGAAAGGGAATATTTATATTCTGGGAGGTGGAGATCCGGTACTGGGTTCTGATAAGGTGAAAGGCAGTCTGGCAACCGGCCCATTGATGGAGGTATGGGCAGATAAGATTAAGGAGGCTGGCATTACCCAGGTAAATGGGGCGGTGATTGGAGATGGAGATATGTATAACGATAACGTAACACCGGGCGGATGGGTATGGTCTGATATAGGAAATTATTATGGCGCACCTGTGTATGGATTAAATATTAATGATAACTTATATACCCTCTATTTCAAACCTGGGGCTAAAATAGGTGATCCGGCCAGAATTCTGCGTATAGTGCCCCCTATGCAACAGTTAGAAATAATCAATGAAGTAACTACCGGTAAAGCTGGTTCTGGCGATAATGCCTATATTTATGGCGCTCCTTATACCTATTTACGGCAGATTCAGGGCACCATTCCGGCTGGCGTAAATGAATTTGATATCAGAGGGTCCTTGCCAGATCCTGTAACATTCTGTGCCGGTTTACTTCAGCAGAAACTCACTCAAAAAGGCATTAAGGTAAGTCAGATGGCTATTTCTACCAGGCTTTTACGCATGCGGAAAACGAAAATCAATACAGACCGCAAGCCGATTTTTGCACACCTATCTCCTCCCCTTTCTGCCATTGTAGAGGAAACCAACCTAAAAAGCATGAATCTCTATGCAGAAGCCATGGCAAAACTCCTGGGCGTAAATATCTTTAAAGATGGTACTACATTCAGCGGAACAGAGGCGATTGTAAAGTTCTGGAAAGAGAAAGGCATTCATACCGATGGTTTTTTTATGCGCGATGGAAGTGGCCTTTCACGTACTAATGTTATCCGGGCTACTACGCTTACTGATATATTAAACTGGTGCGCCAAAGATTCCATTTTTGCACCCTTATATAACTCATTGCCTGTGGCCGGTGTATCGGGTACTATGAAAAATATAGGCAAAGGAACAGCCGCAGCCGGGAATATACGGGCTAAAACAGGAACACTCGAACGGGTCATGAATTATTCCGGCTACTATTATAACAAATCCGGCGAACTCATGTCGTTTGCCATTATTACCAACGATTATGTCAGTGAAAGCTCTGCCCAGATCCGAAAGAAGATAGAACGCATCATG